In the genome of Pieris napi chromosome 16, ilPieNapi1.2, whole genome shotgun sequence, one region contains:
- the LOC125057245 gene encoding uncharacterized protein LOC125057245 isoform X4, whose product MTSTNDGKEVISNQTNSQKGKSYYIALYKSLDSRLCGDCTGVARTQCVCEAWRRIHSLCSHCAPATHPHLLSWLQRHTASTVLQTEWTKCEEQHALLAKAIDAFLEDCSTAISKRNGVAKYWEQQLQTRAHWFKSILPNPWGHPVLKALLDSEQSPSDEQILEWLKEERGVMFVTRLRQMAALKSCVDLALRLATAVMQRTRLCIRRIPDIEQIESQKEPAEQASEDSFAGILNNEAGFTPEIWEFITDLEFVLLHKATQRSTCIDLAKQVPFRNACQLVERLQNRSNISPTEKKLWKNAKEVALLIAQVVITRCMVVPTCRGAVLLALYGCSRSIVRLMTEDQLGAASVALAAPAATAHHLHTMAAAVHKQLQGERTQFTCQLYVRAITAGMNELEKLKLDKNKSAEARFTEKTLSTWFKNLGTLVSQSSRLKYECVLTAFSVHPSPGMYEEVKNAPHLEPIKDLQEPNRESTSEFGSWATDSRTQTNFVKTSETLNIKKTQKQANVLSTAIFSEGESLGLGSELCNDLAVLLSGPRVKTLTWDMEREALLDNCRTYMKKTDFGTRALSTELKYLNLDPRSFQHLPEEDENEDDIYYGIEKGYEHLVELQDPITDTMPPEIWQNVFYESPSQSSDDSITKRPKKERKKKKKKIVSNLAEDPLKLDSHIDAITCTETLDLKISQEDKDCNEDTNKDYNDVKVEPEITTKRGKRSGKREKKLKDTENDFSNDTSRHESKKDIVKKTALRKFLSMKVASKNSDLRRLIANTERMMFPTRTAESRDKMLTSNTSEKADVVSNIPEKSEVVFDGVYSLDDMSFQETQNQGIRLKEETMKTNRLLTQPITTEDTKAKQNVACEDLKNDIKKLLSFRRNNIKTNADQKVSSIKPTSVIKCPSGQNIGNVTRSSNDKINNNLQNCSMPISNAHTVSKLLNPPLKTNTATSIYKTPGQQAYEEFVKSYETNLRNTSRPSQSFSSTGERQFQEFLKRYNTDYSSASEPMQSLKYNNPSHHIFEESGLKYQITDNISNRGVSQSNTPSASRDLHSTIVNEPTQRHFQEFLKELQDTINPATTSKQKFDIKQANASVCPKIIKVPKKAENVPNTFSRLSYLHKSKNFESKLKPEGENKTQIIPNVGCNLNSMLPLHLQHKGQIQLSKIRKKSNVTDLILQGNEKVTDTSVPQNHTNLLQADDSNLIKTGYNDKSFLNVTKAQTSASTMLSEKDHTDLLQLLRQKSKLNWSNAVLNALPKSCVADTVAQPTSWVNTSNISAIQTAKMESAVAQNKNVYCQNNYTKKIGSLVVQNQNVQNSDLSGEPRKNNVIIKTPYSATTTYQSVQLKNNEQEICKLPNTSLNHNGVETKLNNLGQKAHNAKSNSCGVVDLSLEKPKTDNKSIQLMKNQNNKALDVKTDYGLLVNAKPQPCVKVNSVPKKKCTSSRKRSKSNQNKKFDKPGTRSWESVFNDLFKHKTPNRGPNALEIALQRNNVGKEIMPQLTQNNTVKANRLIDSHINSDPNQGNQVNSIDFSAEVCNTSKAQEKFENKNFVEIHPVENDPFISGIPNSDYDLLDELMDDDLRQEIGELSDDDTYGPNRPYTQTEKVNIGTSGNLMQKHAPSQTTQLKSETIGKQKINTFNKSKSVTQTEKITVEEKPVSSQTSHLRTETVEKQKMFTLTNPKGVTQTENVNIGNSTTLIENPILSPTSQLKAETIGKQRKIPLNIPKSVIINSKPKSTTNALNNQPCIISNDLITTSKINKVIIKKEHTNNENLTNVNSQLKTEFNDRVVTHTDKCKKITTSTTVKSNKLTSLSHKTTSSADLSKADALQLKTSSMETPPPILSTSHSLDQPTYKSTKSHTNSLLQVPSPVLQANNLKDMICKPNVITATTESHNSVLKSSDFLSKTLKTLPRIVTASVEVPKKLTNPKNTTLIAKNTVIVTTTTEVPISQDLASLKGNFAHHQPPPLPKQPYSTNSCKLTYPTVLGSTVIKPVIPKELSVETRLEKKEDSTVKQNQLLLNKSVIVSQAQAKSTNANVKGSRDNHCGNISPLNNCLINTSPKDNSNLMTIKKLYRPNDQEICEVNQKLSTTTKENCETSNVCHFTNRLKSQNEIERIIRKRLLLLNRPIEQFSALSPIPLPYKSLNDIKTAETKTQEKEIKIQEFETSLDNNAVSELTSPFVIKTVEEVKKGETKTQILKPEVADTFSDAITSLIENTTEQKPIIETSTIKSTLVKDCVSDVKTPCVENNNYPETKSITVKDTIGDGTKQLDGNNIDSSVTSLQKLSSGSIFKDIDNKETTLTSRTPVDSTTCCKERVCKNENDTTLSTILKPSNNLVSRDEDSISFVELPRKPNDDPTKRKIRIKANGTTLTATICGHLDVNIDSMFSEPDIRNLVLRNSITKTPCTINVKQRTITENTKSEKKTIVNTILYPPDVTSVKPEVIDLVSEDESEEIDEVVFKTEFGDFTSKFRENDTFLKHQTKLSQKCTVNITRCEYLEKVIADKSFGHSLSKISDKGYQRNQNDTDVLEINDSSNDSIIEISKPRSEESILKSNLITDFEVLRSSIIKGLKNNELIFLNKNDIINEINKINSKQSKHATCSRSRKKCNVRTRSIIKTKKIELKKCFVRLIRCDHNHQNSNFVQSKHDEVTASCKTDLSNPVNSCTRSKELQVPCDTTSMSHNKIEQESIFNEKSIGNYEQELLNKKSNTNGSNDNICTDLIETQSICNHNSSLTIDPNSSFLSNNYKMASSQIGKTIRETDKQQLIDESCVSDVKGINPKCSSVESLFTNELPSATCDLKLLLNVSSAKPTQKGVTNLPKEYELKTNETTHCFIKDLVAESKEAQKENPEVEAQPIILNKKDQITSSPIIFSVVSSLNEEKYQKVEKEITESKKVCKDTPNTVTTYEKALNFDLSLKEQNFTNTITNQESLIDVENRLILNEPNIKDDKNIEIHSTIKEQFLSDEYLSNNEELNINLKQERLSLHTELPVYDIETLSDNISTSTELDIDEKDYFVTQVRSSVAPKILVEENQWFPSISEYRSPFSVIKDHTVNFELLLPQTGCCAEWCKTKRSLNIQHCDFNVGYTNNLIKHKINNYNGLVASEDFKTNLNNSSQTSITVCDTDWFLTKSLIHDYSKPNSMSQSSSTSYTEKALQKQCNNTPVLSLVTIMTNYLVNSAVIDILSPVIPKLYKCNRKRRMINTDSTSDNILKHKLVLKKSKLIKPMQNCPIFKSRDIGKINLEHVKSMSDTSVTINSNIIENKQPIKCVINNTPIFDKLSIEEFIHNEKMICSKFDASNSDYAHENDRNKESQKKLNKIDKAKQGCYVKMEYLPQRKEISFKSNNDSGFNLKKYNEVKVEKPTLLNLNGKCANEPSDLPKKNITLLYKRDDSDLILEGSVYRDPVIGTCYLFPIQPSIKNDISEIKSIDKEMNESNFNVLKPKVTYSKQGLITNLYLKTKRNLKRKNDTLDYKYSSVKRYRKGKNINDPKTHPSAINNFAYVKEFRELFKYWESIKFSFSRPFHKENLNVNELHKCWPVPCALNLYTDASEDDNAVFIYHDEPHSEYDPLRQSLAEEIASEGFVNEYKSIEINETNFSMGFGERSDRVIQQYGDQNTLQETSAAALSDVKPQPFSGSEYSNIKLMNSVKFQTHEDDIEVTNRFLNYIKQKNKYLLLKPLCKLFKLDSYLSALQHKIQLLVILGLLK is encoded by the exons ATGACTTCTACAAATGACGGAAAAGAAGTGATAAGTAATCAAACGAATAGCCAAAAAGgaaaatcatattatattgCACTTTACAAG TCGCTGGACTCGCGCCTCTGCGGCGATTGCACGGGCGTTGCGCGGACGCAATGTGTTTGCGAGGCCTGGCGGCGTATTCACAGCCTATGCAGCCACTGTGCACCAGCAACACACCCCCACTTGCTGTCATGGCTTCAGCGGCACACTGCTTCTACTGTCCTACag ACGGAATGGACAAAATGCGAAGAGCAGCATGCACTATTAGCAAAAGCAATAGATGCCTTTTTAGAAGACTGCTCCACGGCCATATCTAAGCGTAATGGGGTGGCAAAGTATTGGGAGCAACAGCTCCAAACTCGTGCTCACTGGTTTAAATCAATTTTGCCAAATCCTTGGGGACATCCAGTTCTGAAGGCATTGCTAGATAGTGAGCAGTCACCAAGTGATGAACAAA ttCTAGAATGGCTAAAAGAAGAGCGGGGTGTGATGTTTGTGACGCGGCTGCGTCAGATGGCCGCGTTAAAATCTTGTGTCGATCTCGCGTTACGTCTTGCAACTGCTGTTATGCAGCGCACGCGTCTTTGCATACGACGAATTCCTGATATTGAACAAATTGAGTCGCAAAAGG AACCTGCAGAGCAAGCTTCTGAAGACTCATTTGCGGGGATCCTAAACAATGAGGCCGGCTTCACACCTGAAATCTGGGAATTTATTACTGATTTAGAGTTTGTCCTATTGCACAAAGCCACACAGCGGTCTACTTGTATTGACTTG GCAAAACAAGTGCCATTTCGTAACGCTTGCCAGTTGGTGGAGCGGCTTCAAAATCGTTCGAATATTTCACCTACAGAGAAAAAACTATGGAagaatgccaaagaagtagcGTTGCTTATTGCACAG GTGGTAATAACACGTTGTATGGTTGTACCTACATGTCGCGGGGCGGTTTTGCTGGCCCTATACGGATGTTCGCGCTCTATAGTACGACTGATGACAGAAGATCAGCTAGGCGCAGCAAGCGTCGCTCTAGCAGCACCGGCTGCCACAGCTCACCATTTACATACTATGGCCGCGGCTGTACACAAACag TTACAAGGTGAAAGGACCCAGTTCACGTGTCAGCTTTACGTTCGCGCCATCACCGCCGGCATGAATGAGCTGGAAAAACTTAAACTTGACAAAAATAAG TCTGCTGAGGCGAGGTTTACGGAAAAGACTCTCTCAACTTGGTTCAAGAATCTCGGGACGCTGGTGTCCCAGAGCAGCCGGCTTAAGTATGAATGCGTATTGACCGCGTTCTCAGTACACCCCTCGCCTGGAATGTATGAGGAGGTCAAGAATGCCCCTCATTTGGAACCTATCAAG GACCTACAAGAACCAAATCGTGAGTCCACATCAGAGTTTGGGAGCTGGGCAACTGACAGTCGGACACAGACCAACTTTGTCAAGACCTCTGAGACCTTAAACATCAAGAAGACACAGAAACAAGCAAATGTGCTTTCAACTGCCATATTCTCTGAGGGAGAATCATTAGGGTTGGGATCAGAATTGTGCAACGATTTGGCAGTGCTACTCTCTGGGCCAAGAGTAAAAACTCTCACTTGGGACATGGAACG GGAGGCACTTTTAGATAACTGCAGAACTTACATGAAGAAGACTGACTTTGGTACCCGGGCGCTGTCAACTGAACTCAAGTATCTCAACCTTGATCCACGTTCGTTCCAGCATCTGCCTGAAGAGGACGAAAATGAAGATGATATATATTACGGCATCGAAAAAG GCTATGAGCACTTGGTTGAGTTACAAGATCCAATCACCGATACCATGCCACCTGAAATTTggcaaaatgtattttatgaaAGTCCTTCGCAAAGTAGTGACGATTCTATTACAAAACGACCAAAAAAGGaaagaaaaaagaagaaaaaaaagattGTGTCTAATTTAGCTGAAGATCCTCTTAAACTTGATAGTCATATTGATGCTATTACCTGCACGGAGACTCTTGACTTAAAGATAAGTCAAGAAGATAAAGACTGCAACGAAGATACTAATAAAGATTATAATGATGTCAAAGTAGAGCCAGAGATAACAACTAAAAGAGGCAAAAGAAGCGGAAAAAGGGAGAAGAAGTTAAAAGATACAGAAAATGATTTCTCAAATGACACAAGCAGGCATGAATCTAAAAAAGATATTGTCAAAAAAACTGCTTTACGAAAATTTCTGTCCATGAAGGTAGCTAGCAAAAATAGTGATCTCCGAAGACTAATTGCAAACACAGAAAGAATGATGTTTCCAACGCGAACTGCTGAAAGCAGAgataaaatgttgactagTAACACATCAGAGAAAGCTGATGTTGTAAGTAATATTCCTGAGAAATCTGAAGTTGTATTTGATGGCGTGTATTCTTTAGACGACATGAGTTTCCAAGAAACTCAAAACCAAGGAATAAGGTTGAAGGAAGAAACTATGAAAACTAACAGATTGTTAACGCAACCGATTACCACTGAAGATacaaaagcaaaacaaaatGTAGCGTGTGAGGATTtgaaaaatgatattaaaaaacttctaAGTTTTAGACGCAATAACATAAAAACGAATGCAGATCAAAAAGTATCTAGTATTAAACCAACAAGTGTAATAAAGTGTCCATCTGGACAAAACATCGGAAATGTAACGCGCTCGTCTAACGACAAAATCAATAACAATCTTCAAAACTGTAGCATGCCAATCTCTAATGCCCATACCGTCTCTAAATTACTCAATCCGCCTCTTAAAACCAACACAGCGACAAGTATTTACAAAACACCAGGCCAACAAGCCTATGAAGAATTTGTGAAGTCTTATGAAACAAATTTACGAAACACATCTCGGCCATCACAGTCATTTTCTTCTACGGGTGAGCGTCAGTTTCAAGAATTTCTTAAGAGATACAACACTGATTATTCATCTGCAAGTGAACCTATGCaatccttaaaatataataatccaTCGCATCATATTTTTGAAGAGAGtggtttaaaatatcaaataacgGATAACATCTCCAACCGTGGTGTATCTCAATCTAACACTCCCTCTGCATCGAGAGACTTACATTCAACGATTGTGAATGAGCCTACGCAAAGACATTTTCAAGAATTCTTAAAAGAACTACAAGATACTATAAATCCAGCAACAACATCGAAACAAAAATTTGACATTAAACAAGCTAATGCAAGTGTTTGTCCCAAAATTATCAAGGTGCCTAAAAAGGCAGAAAATGTACCAAATACCTTTTCCCGTCTGAGTTATCTTCATAAAAGCAAGAATTTCGAAAGTAAGTTAAAACCTGAAGGAGAGAATAAGACACAAATAATACCTAATGTCGGTTGTAATCTAAACTCAATGTTACCACTTCACCTTCAACATAAAGGgcaaatacaattaagtaaaattaggaaaaaaagCAATGTAACGGATTTGATTCTTCAAGGAAATGAAAAGGTAACAGATACATCAGTACCTCAGAACCACACAAACTTACTTCAGGCAGATGATTCGAATCTTATTAAAACTGGGTATAATGATAAGAGTTTTCTGAATGTTACGAAAGCGCAAACATCAGCCTCTACAATGTTGTCCGAGAAAGATCATACTGATCTATTACAGTTACTTAGGCAAAAAAGTAAACTTAATTGGTCGAATGCTGTATTAAATGCTTTACCGAAATCTTGCGTTGCCGATACAGTGGCACAACCAACGTCATGGGTGAATACTTCCAATATTAGCGCCATTCAAACAGCCAAAATGGAATCGGCTGTAgcacaaaacaaaaatgtttactgtcaaaacaattatacaaaaaaaatagggtCATTGGTCGTTCAAAACCAGAACGTTCAAAATTCAGATCTTTCTGGTGAACctagaaaaaataatgtaataataaaaacaccataCTCTGCAACAACCACCTATCAGTCAgttcaattaaaaaacaatgaacaagaaatatgtaaattaccAAATACGAGTTTGAATCATAATGGTGTTGAAACCAAATTGAACAATTTAGGTCAGAAAGCCCATAATGCGAAATCAAACTCATGTGGTGTAGTTGATTTATCTTTAGAGAAACCAAAAACTGATAACAAGTCAATCcaattaatgaaaaatcagAACAACAAGGCTCTAGATGTTAAAACAGATTACGGCTTACTAGTAAATGCTAAACCTCAACCTTGTGTAAAAGTAAATTCTGTGCCGAAGAAAAAATGTACAAGTTCTCGCAAAAGAAGCAAAtcaaaccaaaataaaaaattcgaTAAACCGGGTACAAGAAGCTGGGAAAGTGTTTTTAATGATCTTTTTAAACACAAAACTCCAAATCGCGGGCCTAATGCGCTTGAAATAGCACTTCAGAGAAACAATGTAGGTAAGGAGATTATGCCACAATTGACACAAAATAACACAGTTAAAGCAAATCGACTTATTGATTCACACATTAATAGTGATCCTAATCAAGGAAACCAAGTTAATAGCATAGACTTTAGTGCAGAAGTATGTAACACTTCAAAGGCACaggaaaaatttgaaaataagaaCTTTGTAGAAATACATCCCGTAGAAAATGATCCATTTATATCTGGAATTCCGAATTCTGATTACGATTTATTGGATGAACTTATGGATGACGATTTACGTCAGGAAATTGGTGAATTATCTGACGATGACACGTATGGTCCTAATAGACCTTATACACAAACGGAGAAAGTTAATATTGGAACTTCAGGAAATTTAATGCAGAAACATGCTCCATCCCAAACAACTCAATTAAAATCCGAAACCATTggaaaacaaaagataaatacttttaataaatcaaaaagcGTGACTCAAACGGAGAAAATTACTGTAGAAGAAAAACCAGTTTCGTCGCAAACATCTCACTTAAGAACAGAAACagttgaaaaacaaaagatgtTTACCTTAACTAACCCAAAAGGCGTTACACAAACAGAGAATGTTAATATAGGAAATTCAACTACTTTAATAGAAAATCCCATTTTATCACCAACATCTCAATTAAAAGCTGAAACGATTGGAAAACAAAGAAAGATTCCTTTGAATATACCAAAAAGCGTGATTATTAATAGCAAACCAAAGTCAACTACAAACGCACTAAATAATCAACCCTGTATTATTTCAAATGACTTGATTACTACATCAAAAATTaacaaagttataattaaaaaagaacatACAAATAACGAAAACTTAACTAACGTTAATTCGCAGTTAAAGACGGAATTTAACGATAGAGTTGTAACACATActgataaatgtaaaaaaattactacatcGACAACGGTGAAATCAAATAAACTTACATCATTATCACATAAAACTACTAGTTCAGCTGATTTATCCAAGGCTGATGCCTTGCAGTTAAAAACTTCGTCAATGGAGACGCCTCCGCCAATTTTGTCGACTTCTCACTCTTTAGATCAACCAACATATAAATCAACAAAATCTCATACAAACAGCTTGTTACAAGTTCCATCACCAGTTCTACaagcaaataatttaaaagatatgATTTGTAAACCAAATGTAATTACTGCCACGACTGAGAGTCATAATTCAGTACTGAAAAGTTCGGATTTCCTGTCAAAAACTCTTAAAACACTGCCTAGGATAGTTACAGCATCAGTTGAAGTACCAAAAAAATTGACTAATCCAAAGAATACAACCCTAATCGCCAAAAACACAGTAATTGTAACGACGACTACTGAAGTCCCAATATCACAAGACTTGGCATCACTAAAAGGAAATTTCGCACATCACCAGCCTCCTCCACTTCCAAAACAACCCTATTCTACAAATTCCTGTAAGCTTACTTATCCGACCGTATTAGGATCTACTGTCATCAAACCGGTCATTCCTAAGGAATTGAGCGTAGAAACGAGACTTGAAAAAAAAGAGGATTCGACGGTGAAACAAAATCAactactattaaataaaagtgtaATTGTATCGCAGGCACAAGCTAAATCTACAAATGCGAATGTTAAAGGCAGCCGAGACAATCACTGTGGTAATATTTCACCATTAAATAACTGCTTAATCAATACTAGTCCAAAAGACAACTCGAACTTGATGACTATTAAGAAATTGTATAGACCTAATGACCAAGAAATATGTGAGGTGAACCAAAAATTATCCACAACTACAAAGGAAAACTGTGAAACATCTAATGTTTGTCACTTTACAAATcgtttaaaatctcaaaatgaAATTGAACGAATAATAAGAAAGCGATTGTTATTACTGAATAGACCAATTGAACAGTTCTCAGCCTTATCGCCAATTCCATTGCCCTACAAATCGTTGAATGATATAAAAACAGCGGAGACAAAAACAcaagaaaaagaaattaaaatccaGGAGTTTGAAACGTCTTTAGATAATAATGCTGTAAGCGAATTGACATCTCCGtttgttataaaaactgtGGAAGAGGTAAAGAAAGGCGAAACTAAAACACAAATATTGAAACCTGAAGTTGCCGATACTTTTAGTGACGCGATTACATCATTAATCGAAAATACAACAGAACAAAAACCAATAATTGAAACGTCGACTATAAAATCAACTTTAGTTAAAGATTGTGTGAGTGATGTAAAAACACCGTGcgtcgaaaataataattatcccGAAACAAAATCAATCACAGTCAAAGATACTATTGGTGACGGTACCAAACAATTGGATGGAAATAACATAGACAGTTCAGTAACAAGTTTACAAAAATTGTCTAGTGGAAGTATATTTAAGGATATTGATAATAAAGAAACTACTTTAACATCTAGAACACCTGTAGATAGCACGACTTGTTGTAAAGAAAGAGTATGCAAAAATGAAAACGATACAACACTTTCAACGATATTAAAACCTTCAAATAATTTGGTTTCCAGAGATGAAGATTCTATTAGTTTTGTCGAATTGCCAAGAAAACCAAATGATGATCCTACAAAGcgtaaaattagaataaaagCTAATGGAACAACGCTAACAGCTACCATATGTGGTCATTTAGATGTTAACATCGATTCAATGTTTTCCGAGCCAGACATAAGAAATCTTGTGCTTCGAAATAGCATTACTAAAACGCCATGTACAATTAATGTTAAGCAGAGAACAATTACTGAGAATACAAAATCAGAAAAGAAAACTATTGTAAATACGATTTTATATCCACCTGATGTTACATCCGTGAAACCAGAGGTAATCGATCTTGTTTCTGAAGATGAATCTGAAGAAATAGATGAAGTGGTTTTTAAAACTGAATTTGGTGATTTTACGTCGAAATTTAGGGAAAATGACACATTTCTAAAACATCAAACCAaattatctcaaaaatgtacagttaatATTACAAGATGTGAATATTTGGAAAAAGTCATAGCTGATAAATCTTTTGGTCACTctttatcaaaaatatcaGATAAAGGCTATCAAAGAAACCAAAATGATACAGatgttttagaaataaatgataGCTCAAATGATTCAATCATCGAAATTAGTAAACCCCGCTCTGAAGAgagtattttaaaatctaactTAATTACTGATTTTGAAGTATTGAGAAGCTCAATTATAAAAGGCCTTAAGAACAatgagttaatttttttaaataagaatgaTATTATTAacgaaatcaataaaattaatagtaaacAATCAAAACACGCTACTTGTAGTCGtagtagaaaaaaatgtaatgtacGAACACGCAGTATtattaagacaaaaaaaattgaattaaagaAATGCTTTGTTCGGCTCATTAGATGTGATCATAATCACCAAAATTCGAACTTTGTACAATCCAAACACGACGAAGTAACAGCCTCATGTAAAACTGATTTGTCCAACCCTGTCAATAGCTGTACCCGAAGTAAAGAATTACAAGTGCCCTGTGACACAACAAGCATGTCACATAATAAGATAGAGCAGGAGagcatttttaatgaaaagagCATTGGCAATTATGAACAAGAATTGTTAAATAAGAAATCAAATACTAACGGATCGAATGATAACATTTGTACAGATTTGATTGAAACACAAAGTATTTGTAATCATAACAGTTCTCTAACAATTGACCCTAATAGTTCTTTTCTGtctaacaattataaaatggCATCTAGCCAAATTGGGAAGACAATAAGAGAAACAGATAAACAACAACTTATTGATGAATCATGTGTCAGTGATGTCAAAGGTATTAACCCAAAGTGTTCTTCTGTTGAATCATTATTTACCAATGAATTACCTTCTGCTACATGTGATTTAAAGTTACTTTTAAATGTATCGAGTGCGAAACCTACCCAAAAAGGAGTAACTAATTTACCAAAGGAGTATGAGCTAAAAACTAATGAAACtacacattgttttataaaagatttGGTAGCTGAAAGTAAAGAAGCCCAAAAAGAAAACCCTGAAGTGGAAGCACAACctattatactaaataaaaaagatcaAATCACTTCTAGTCCTATAATTTTTAGTGTTGTATCATCCCTAAACGAAGAGAAGTATCAGAAAGTGGAAAAGGAAATCACTGAATCTAAAAAAGTCTGTAAAGACACGCCAAATACTGTTACTACGTATGAGAAGGCTTTGAATTTTGACCTTAGTCTCAAAGAACAAAATTTTACCAATACCATAACGAACCAGGAATCGCTAATCGACGTCGAAAATAGACTAATACTTAATGAACCCAACATAAAAGACGataaaaacattgaaataCATTCAAccattaaagaacaatttttAAGTGACGAGTATTTGAGCAACAATGAAGAGCTAAATATCAATTTGAAACAAGAAAGGCTTTCGTTGCACACGGAATTACCTGTCTATGATATTGAGACGTTAAGTGACAATATTTCGACTTCAACGGAGTTAGACATAGATGAAAAAGACTATTTTGTTACACAAGTCCGATCCAGTGTTGCGCCAAAAATTTTAGTTGAAGAAAATCAATGGTTTCCATCCATTTCGGAATATCGTAGTCCATTTTCAGTTATTAAAGATCATACTGTGAATTTTGAACTGCTGCTTCCGCAGACTGGCTGCTGTGCAGAATGGTGCAAAACAAAACGATCTCTTAATATACAACACTGTGATTTTAATGTCggttatacaaataatttaatcaaacacaagataaataattacaacgGTTTAGTTGCAAGTGAAgattttaaaactaacttaAACAATTCTAGCCAAACCAGCATTACCGTTTGTGACACAGACTGGTTTCTAACAAAATCTTTGATTCATGATTATTCAAAACCTAATTCAATGTCACAAAGTTCGAGTACCTCTTACACTGAAAAAGCCTTACAAAAACAATGTAACAATACTCCTGTACTTAGTTTGGTAACGATAATGACAAATTACCTTGTCAATTCCGCcgttattgatattttgagcccAGTTATACCCaaattatacaaatgtaacagaaaaagaagaatGATTAATACAGATTCCACATCcgataatattttgaaacataaattagtattaaagAAATCAAAACTCATAAAACCCATGCAAAATTGCCCTATTTTTAAAAGCCGTGATATTGGCAAGATAAACCTGGAACATGTTAAATCTATGTCTGATACATCTGTTACTATAAACTCGAATATTATAGAGAACAAGCAACCTATAAAatgtgttataaataatactccAATATTTGATAAGCTAAGTATAGAAGAGTTTATTCATAATGAGAAAATGATCTGTTCTAAATTTGACGCCAGCAATAGCGATTATGCTCACGAAAATGATCGTAATAAGGAATcacaaaagaaattaaataaaattgacaaaGCAAAACAAGGGTGCTATGTTAAAATGGAATATTTACCTCAAAGAAAAGAAATATCTTTCAAGTCAAATAACGATAGCGGCTTCaaccttaaaaaatacaacGAAGTTAAGGTAGAAAAGCCAACgcttttaaacttaaatggGAAGTGCGCTAATGAGCCTTCTGATttacctaaaaaaaatataactttattatataaacggGATGATTCTGATCTCATTTTAGAGGGATCCGTATATAGAGACCCTGTAATTGGAACGTGTTATTTATTCCCCATACAGCCATCAATAAAGAATGATATTTCTGAAATTAAATCGATTGATAAAGAAATGAATGAGAGCAATTTCAATGTGTTGAAACCAAAAGTAACATACAGTAAACAAGGATTAATTACAAATCTATATTTAAAGACAAAAAGGAATCTTAAACGGAAAAATGACACATTAGATTACAAATATTCAAGCGTAAAGCGCTACCGAAAGGGAAAAAACATCAATGATCCAAAAACTCATCCATCTGCTATCAACAATTTTGCCTATGTTAAGGAGTTTAGggaattattcaaatattgggaatctataaaattttcattctCACGGCCATTTCATAAAGAAAATTTGAACGTTAATGAGTTACACAAATGTTGGCCTGTTCCTTGtgcattaaatttatatactgATGCGTCTGAAGATGATAATgctgtatttatttatcacgATGAACCTCACTCTGAATATGACCCTCTGCGCCAATCATTAGCAGAAGAAATAGCTTCTGAAGGTTTTGTAAACGAATATAAATCAATTGAGATCAATGAAACTAATTTTAGTATGGGTTTTGGTGAGAGGTCCGACAGAGTCATTCAACAGTATGGAGATCAAAATACTCTTCAAGAAACTTCGGCTGCGGCTCTGTCGGACGTAAAACCTCAGCCGTTTTCAGGATCCGAGTattctaatattaaattaatgaatagtGTGAAGTTTCAAACACATGAAGACGATATTGAAGTAACTAATCGttttcttaattatataaaacaaaaaaacaag TACCTTCTATTGAAACCATTGTGCAAGTTGTTCAAGTTGGACAGTTACCTGTCAGCGCTGCAGCACAAAATCCAGTTACTTGTGATCCTCGGGTTACTCAAGTAA